The following are encoded together in the bacterium genome:
- a CDS encoding C25 family cysteine peptidase, whose amino-acid sequence MNQYIIILSLLFSVSHCLAFETVEFKDPWSKPGVNISKSGKGGLELTFSVGQYMLEDKLVDGKSAKAIKMNGSMLPIGAGYPDLPVVSNYVAVPNGAKPKVTVLSYREEIYQNMEIAPGMELPADLDKSIKPLQKRSSTYSKDEFFPGDFVITSDIQKMRGVDVLILSFAPFRYNPVTKELVVRRDMKVSVTFEGGKGEFGDDLYRHPMFERILQQNIVNYSSIQPSQYTQIHDISTAAKTSGSKEAGEFEYIIIVPDDAGFKSWAETLKQFRKKQGIKTGIFTTTEIGGNTPAILEAFIDNAYNTWTVKPLAVLLMSDLGSTSKAYGVTSSHFMDHPDALYPDYVSDNIFADLDITDAASEWSNGGAPELVFTRMPAQTAAQCSIMVMKIINYETAPPSAGSFYDLPLSAAGWQDERWFGICSEIVRGFLKNKLGKTTQQQYALVDEYGPAGGDLWSTTDPSALVSAYGPSGENYIEATVPAGMDWSSGTGAGVVSAVNNGTFMIMHRDHGNYAGWGEPAFTIANIPSLANTDQTFVFSMNCQTGAFQHPTIQTFSEMLHRSQYGALGVLCATETSYSFVNDALIMGIMDGLWPSFNSANNWDVPDAGAGQTYQKYTEDLRPAFALASGKWHLMTQSYTDPIMPSYFKGFTCQLFHVFGDPFMTFCSQIPDTFRLSFSSAISAGSQTFSVNVRNQAGANVPGALVGLYMPTNSPEIVTSGLTDAEGNVSFTINPLLDGQLFVTATRSNFVRLETSAEVISGPPSQPAVIKLFSGAKLSDLRPYLSFVSTDPQNNPIDYRVTWDTTAYFLPDSRDSFTTGAYASGVPAAFQFPASLTAGRTYWWKVKGRDPEGTNIFGPSSEPRSLTIGADIPAGTVCWCHTHGSQFASDVYSGSVAAQGDSVILTGLPGGSGVLLSESFEAGAGLPAGWSTRETNNNAFDWTIGTSTGVVNVPPNYGAYYAYVSYPTKGKVTRDADELIAPFVLVPATATDLSLKYGLGYNYAQAGDSLSVWVRFSDSGAWTMLRCFTADVASSTDSINLAAYLPQDSIQFMWRFSSPGGKTGEDGAIDNILVSYRYGSASLSGSLTTGPIYYNDITRAETVSRLSYKWGQVLWRKKTAADSIGVQIEYCQSGSWSLVPDAVLPNNSKVIFNQSSAVDSVSLATLDTLIYDSLRVIARLYRPAGKASADPVLYDIELGRPGYVSPMAVCLSYFAAFVQNNGIIVQWRTESEQECLRWEIERSENADQGFVKVGTIEGGGTTSQPKNYSYTDNTITAKGEYFYRLAEVDNKGSKTYYGPMNIGFGGDIPAAYMLAQSQPNPAKQSTVINYQLSKPGHTSLKIYNIAGQAVKTLVNHPRQAGNYSVDWDGRADQGQKVSTGIYLYRLISGDFQATRKITVLR is encoded by the coding sequence ATGAACCAATATATAATAATCCTTTCGCTGCTGTTTTCAGTCAGCCATTGCCTGGCCTTTGAAACGGTGGAGTTCAAAGACCCTTGGTCCAAGCCCGGGGTCAACATCAGCAAATCCGGCAAGGGCGGCCTGGAGCTGACCTTCTCGGTCGGCCAGTATATGCTGGAAGACAAGCTGGTGGACGGCAAATCTGCCAAGGCCATAAAAATGAACGGCTCAATGCTGCCCATCGGGGCGGGATATCCCGACCTGCCGGTGGTCAGCAACTACGTGGCGGTGCCCAACGGAGCCAAGCCCAAGGTCACCGTGCTTTCGTACCGCGAGGAAATATACCAGAACATGGAGATCGCCCCGGGAATGGAGCTTCCGGCCGACCTGGACAAGTCGATAAAGCCGCTTCAGAAAAGATCCTCTACATATTCCAAGGACGAGTTCTTTCCCGGTGATTTTGTCATTACTTCCGATATCCAGAAGATGAGGGGGGTGGACGTCTTAATCCTTTCCTTTGCGCCGTTCCGCTATAACCCGGTCACCAAAGAGCTGGTGGTCCGCCGGGACATGAAGGTCAGCGTAACCTTCGAAGGAGGCAAGGGCGAGTTCGGGGACGACCTTTACCGGCACCCGATGTTCGAACGGATATTGCAGCAGAACATAGTTAACTACAGCTCCATCCAGCCCAGCCAATATACCCAGATCCACGATATATCTACGGCCGCCAAAACCTCCGGCAGCAAGGAGGCCGGGGAGTTTGAATACATAATCATCGTTCCTGACGATGCCGGCTTTAAATCCTGGGCGGAGACCTTAAAGCAGTTCCGGAAAAAGCAGGGCATAAAGACCGGTATTTTCACCACCACCGAGATCGGCGGCAACACCCCGGCCATCCTGGAGGCCTTCATCGACAACGCCTATAATACCTGGACCGTCAAGCCGCTGGCAGTGCTTTTGATGTCCGACCTGGGCTCCACCAGCAAGGCTTACGGCGTCACCTCCTCGCATTTCATGGACCATCCGGACGCATTATACCCCGACTACGTTTCCGATAATATCTTTGCCGATCTGGACATCACCGACGCCGCTTCCGAATGGAGCAACGGCGGGGCGCCGGAACTGGTGTTCACCCGGATGCCGGCCCAGACCGCGGCCCAGTGTTCCATCATGGTAATGAAGATCATCAATTACGAAACCGCCCCGCCCTCCGCCGGCAGTTTTTATGACCTGCCGCTTTCGGCCGCCGGCTGGCAGGACGAGCGCTGGTTCGGGATTTGTTCCGAGATCGTGCGCGGGTTCTTAAAGAACAAACTGGGCAAGACCACCCAGCAGCAGTATGCTCTGGTGGATGAATACGGCCCGGCCGGAGGGGATCTCTGGTCCACCACCGATCCCAGCGCCCTGGTTTCGGCCTACGGCCCGTCCGGGGAAAATTACATCGAGGCCACAGTGCCTGCGGGCATGGACTGGAGCAGCGGCACCGGAGCCGGGGTGGTAAGCGCCGTCAACAACGGCACCTTCATGATCATGCACCGCGACCACGGCAATTATGCCGGATGGGGGGAGCCGGCCTTTACCATAGCCAACATTCCCAGCCTTGCCAACACCGACCAGACCTTTGTCTTTTCCATGAACTGCCAGACCGGAGCCTTTCAGCACCCCACCATCCAGACGTTTTCCGAGATGCTGCACCGCAGCCAGTACGGGGCGCTGGGGGTGCTGTGCGCCACCGAGACGTCGTATTCCTTCGTCAACGACGCCCTGATCATGGGCATCATGGACGGGTTGTGGCCCAGTTTCAATTCAGCCAACAACTGGGACGTGCCCGATGCCGGCGCCGGCCAGACCTATCAGAAATATACCGAGGACCTGAGGCCGGCCTTTGCCCTGGCCTCCGGAAAATGGCATTTAATGACCCAGTCTTATACCGACCCCATCATGCCGTCCTATTTCAAGGGATTCACCTGCCAGTTGTTCCACGTCTTCGGGGATCCCTTCATGACCTTCTGTTCGCAGATCCCGGACACCTTTAGGCTGAGCTTCAGCTCCGCCATTTCCGCCGGCAGCCAGACCTTCTCGGTCAACGTCAGAAACCAGGCCGGGGCCAACGTGCCGGGGGCTTTGGTGGGCCTGTACATGCCAACCAACTCGCCGGAGATCGTGACCTCAGGGCTTACCGATGCCGAGGGCAACGTGTCGTTCACCATCAACCCCCTGCTGGACGGACAGCTCTTTGTCACCGCCACCAGGTCCAACTTTGTGCGGCTGGAAACTTCGGCCGAGGTCATCAGCGGACCCCCGTCCCAACCTGCCGTAATAAAACTGTTCTCCGGCGCCAAGCTGTCCGACCTGAGGCCGTATCTTTCCTTTGTCTCCACCGACCCCCAAAACAACCCCATAGATTACCGGGTGACCTGGGACACCACGGCCTACTTCCTTCCGGACTCCCGGGACAGTTTCACCACCGGCGCCTATGCCAGCGGCGTCCCGGCCGCTTTCCAGTTCCCGGCCAGCCTTACCGCCGGGCGCACCTACTGGTGGAAGGTGAAGGGCCGCGACCCGGAGGGCACCAACATCTTTGGGCCCAGCAGCGAACCCCGATCCCTGACCATCGGCGCCGATATCCCGGCCGGCACGGTCTGCTGGTGCCACACCCACGGCAGCCAGTTTGCAAGCGATGTTTACAGCGGTTCGGTGGCGGCCCAGGGCGACAGCGTGATCCTGACCGGACTGCCGGGGGGAAGCGGGGTCTTGCTGAGTGAAAGTTTTGAGGCCGGAGCCGGCCTGCCTGCCGGATGGAGCACCAGAGAAACCAACAATAACGCCTTTGACTGGACCATAGGCACCAGCACCGGCGTGGTCAACGTTCCGCCAAATTACGGCGCCTATTACGCTTATGTCAGTTATCCCACCAAAGGGAAAGTAACCCGCGATGCGGATGAACTGATAGCGCCTTTTGTTTTGGTGCCTGCGACCGCCACCGATCTCTCACTTAAATACGGCCTGGGCTACAACTATGCCCAGGCCGGTGACAGCTTGAGCGTCTGGGTTAGGTTCTCGGACAGCGGGGCCTGGACCATGCTCCGGTGCTTTACCGCCGACGTGGCCTCCTCCACCGACTCCATCAACCTTGCCGCCTACCTGCCCCAGGACAGCATCCAGTTCATGTGGCGTTTTTCCTCCCCCGGCGGAAAAACTGGAGAGGACGGGGCCATAGACAATATCCTGGTTTCCTACCGTTATGGCAGCGCCAGCCTTTCCGGCTCTTTGACCACCGGCCCCATATATTACAATGACATCACCAGGGCCGAGACTGTTTCCCGCCTTTCCTATAAATGGGGACAGGTCCTTTGGCGCAAGAAGACCGCCGCCGACTCCATAGGGGTGCAGATAGAGTACTGCCAAAGCGGAAGCTGGTCACTGGTCCCAGATGCGGTGCTGCCCAATAACTCCAAGGTCATCTTCAACCAGTCCTCGGCGGTGGACAGCGTTTCACTGGCAACTTTGGACACCCTGATATACGACAGCCTGCGGGTGATAGCCCGGTTGTACCGGCCGGCCGGAAAGGCCTCCGCCGATCCGGTGCTTTACGACATAGAGCTGGGTCGTCCGGGTTACGTTTCGCCGATGGCGGTCTGCCTGTCGTACTTTGCCGCCTTTGTCCAGAATAACGGCATCATTGTTCAATGGCGGACCGAGAGCGAGCAGGAATGCCTGCGATGGGAGATAGAGCGGTCGGAAAATGCTGACCAGGGATTTGTCAAAGTCGGCACGATTGAAGGAGGGGGAACGACCTCCCAGCCGAAGAACTACAGCTACACCGACAATACCATCACTGCCAAGGGCGAGTATTTTTACCGGCTGGCCGAAGTTGACAACAAAGGCAGCAAAACATACTACGGTCCGATGAACATAGGCTTTGGCGGGGACATCCCGGCCGCCTATATGCTGGCCCAGAGCCAGCCGAACCCGGCCAAACAGTCAACAGTGATCAATTATCAATTATCAAAGCCCGGCCATACCAGCTTGAAGATATACAACATCGCCGGGCAGGCGGTAAAGACCCTGGTCAACCATCCCCGCCAGGCCGGCAATTATAGTGTTGACTGGGACGGCCGGGCCGACCAGGGCCAGAAGGTTTCCACCGGGATCTACTTGTACCGGCTGATCTCGGGAGACTTCCAGGCCACCAGGAAGATCACGGTGCTGAGATAA
- a CDS encoding S8 family serine peptidase, with amino-acid sequence MKRVLSAMFILVLAVSQALATDPSVLKMRIGAFSTKSGMPSYKNLGLERTAKADGPDYYIVQFTGPVLDAWRDQVVKAGGKVFDYLPNYAHIVKMTPAVKAVVEKMPMVQFVGYNQPAFRISPKLLEAPTPYSLDEPGRIMLNIVTFEVADAKGVRERITAKKDVRYLQHGENIVQVSIPADQSIEIAKEIANYPEVYWVERYFQPTLHNAWSRWINQSLDSTGMRAAVDSWKSKLTMATADDTLKMPIYKRGLYGQGQIVGDDDTGMDWDNIYFRDGAGLKPIYDKDKDTIIEATNAHRKIVGYNVISDTFDLTSSGHGSHTSGSIGADSLGWLTTQASLPRAMGMAPKCRIAFTDIGGASDALVLPTNYADIYIWEYNAGARVTSSSWGQSAGGASSYTINCRQLDTLAWAHQDLVMFRSAGNDNTSGDRVNSPATSKNIVCVGASESGFGAGATTWAVNGTTDRNELLDMAEFSSHGPTDEGLRRPALVGCGGWYIWSVESDGDLTTNNTGILTMGGTSMSTPTMAGMGAQVRQYLTEGWWKTGTKVAGDAIAKPTGPLMKSLMMLSTRNFNGAYSIDAVGQTGTQNVPSQGQGWGGVVLDDALYFAGDARKLKIDDTKSFTTTGQTYTFTISTGTSTTEPLKIVLVYYDYPSASPSTDISVNNLNLTVTDGTNTYLGNVFGQPASNGFSITGGTADTVNPEEVVWLAPASSKASRTFTVTVTAAAINRGPQPFALTAAGDIIASTSFRDALAVSFAGMNLMASSDGVNLTWRTESEQECLRWEIERSENADQGFVQVGKVDGGGTTSQPKNYSYTDNSITAKGEYYYRLAEIDANGNTTYYGPMNIGFGGDIPAAYMLAQSIPNPTMGSTNISFALKRSGNTSLKVYNIAGQAVKTLVNENRQAGNYSVDWDGRDDQGQKVSNGIYLYRLISGDFQATKKITVLR; translated from the coding sequence ATGAAACGAGTTCTGTCGGCAATGTTCATCCTGGTATTGGCCGTTTCCCAGGCGCTGGCTACCGATCCCAGTGTGCTTAAGATGCGGATCGGCGCATTCTCCACCAAAAGCGGGATGCCTTCGTACAAGAACCTGGGTCTGGAGCGGACGGCCAAGGCCGACGGCCCGGACTATTACATCGTTCAGTTCACCGGGCCGGTGCTGGACGCCTGGCGCGACCAGGTGGTAAAGGCCGGGGGCAAGGTGTTCGATTACCTCCCCAACTACGCCCACATCGTCAAGATGACCCCGGCGGTCAAAGCCGTGGTGGAAAAGATGCCCATGGTCCAGTTCGTGGGCTACAACCAGCCGGCCTTTCGCATCAGCCCCAAACTGCTGGAAGCCCCGACCCCGTATTCATTGGATGAGCCGGGACGGATCATGCTCAACATCGTTACCTTTGAAGTGGCCGACGCCAAAGGGGTCAGGGAGCGGATCACCGCCAAGAAAGATGTCCGTTACCTTCAGCACGGCGAGAACATCGTACAAGTATCCATTCCGGCCGACCAGTCAATAGAGATCGCCAAAGAGATCGCCAACTACCCCGAGGTTTACTGGGTTGAAAGATATTTCCAGCCAACTTTGCACAATGCCTGGAGCCGCTGGATCAACCAGAGCCTGGACTCCACCGGGATGCGGGCTGCCGTAGATTCCTGGAAATCCAAGCTTACCATGGCCACCGCCGACGACACCCTGAAAATGCCCATTTACAAACGCGGATTGTACGGCCAGGGGCAGATCGTGGGAGATGATGACACCGGAATGGATTGGGACAACATCTATTTCCGGGACGGCGCCGGTTTAAAACCGATCTACGACAAGGATAAGGACACCATCATCGAGGCTACTAATGCCCACCGCAAGATCGTAGGTTATAACGTCATTTCCGATACCTTTGACCTGACCTCCTCGGGCCACGGCAGCCATACCAGCGGCTCCATCGGCGCCGACAGCCTGGGCTGGCTGACCACCCAGGCATCACTGCCCCGGGCCATGGGCATGGCTCCCAAGTGCCGGATAGCCTTTACCGATATCGGCGGGGCCAGCGATGCTTTAGTTTTGCCCACCAACTACGCCGACATCTATATCTGGGAATATAACGCCGGGGCCAGGGTCACTTCATCCTCCTGGGGGCAGAGCGCCGGGGGAGCCTCCAGTTATACCATAAACTGCCGGCAGTTGGATACATTGGCCTGGGCTCATCAGGACCTGGTGATGTTCCGTTCTGCCGGTAACGACAATACTTCAGGCGACAGGGTGAACTCGCCAGCTACTTCCAAGAACATTGTCTGCGTTGGCGCCAGCGAATCAGGGTTCGGAGCCGGGGCCACCACTTGGGCGGTCAACGGAACTACTGACCGCAATGAGCTTTTGGATATGGCAGAGTTCTCATCCCACGGCCCGACTGACGAAGGTTTGAGGAGACCAGCATTGGTGGGCTGCGGAGGGTGGTACATCTGGTCGGTTGAGTCTGACGGAGATTTGACCACCAATAATACCGGTATTTTAACCATGGGCGGAACCTCCATGTCCACGCCCACCATGGCCGGCATGGGCGCCCAGGTGCGGCAATATCTTACCGAAGGCTGGTGGAAGACAGGAACCAAGGTGGCCGGCGACGCCATAGCCAAGCCCACCGGTCCGTTGATGAAATCTCTGATGATGCTGTCCACCCGGAACTTCAACGGCGCCTATTCCATAGACGCCGTCGGCCAGACCGGTACCCAGAACGTGCCCTCCCAGGGCCAGGGCTGGGGCGGAGTGGTGCTGGATGATGCCTTGTATTTTGCCGGCGATGCCCGCAAGCTGAAGATAGACGACACCAAGAGCTTTACCACCACCGGGCAGACCTATACCTTTACTATTAGCACCGGTACTTCCACCACCGAACCGTTAAAGATCGTGCTGGTATATTACGATTATCCCTCGGCTTCGCCATCCACCGACATCTCGGTCAACAATCTTAACCTGACCGTCACCGACGGCACCAATACCTACCTGGGCAACGTCTTTGGCCAGCCGGCCAGCAACGGATTTTCCATCACCGGCGGCACCGCCGACACTGTGAACCCGGAGGAAGTGGTCTGGCTGGCCCCGGCCTCATCCAAGGCCAGCAGGACCTTTACCGTTACCGTTACCGCCGCCGCCATCAACCGCGGGCCCCAGCCTTTTGCACTTACCGCTGCCGGCGACATCATCGCCAGCACCAGCTTCCGGGATGCCCTGGCGGTCAGCTTTGCCGGCATGAACCTGATGGCTTCCTCAGATGGCGTGAACCTTACCTGGCGGACCGAGAGCGAACAGGAATGTTTGCGCTGGGAAATAGAGCGGTCGGAAAATGCCGATCAGGGATTTGTCCAAGTCGGCAAGGTTGACGGAGGGGGAACCACCTCCCAGCCGAAGAACTACAGCTACACCGATAATTCCATCACTGCCAAGGGCGAGTATTATTACCGGCTGGCCGAGATCGACGCCAACGGAAACACAACTTACTATGGTCCGATGAACATAGGCTTTGGCGGGGACATCCCGGCGGCCTACATGCTGGCCCAGAGCATACCGAACCCGACCATGGGCAGCACCAACATCAGCTTTGCCCTTAAAAGATCGGGGAACACCAGCTTGAAGGTCTACAACATCGCCGGACAGGCGGTGAAGACCCTGGTCAACGAGAATCGCCAGGCCGGCAATTACAGCGTTGACTGGGACGGCAGGGACGACCAGGGCCAGAAGGTTTCCAACGGGATATATTTGTACCGGCTGATCTCGGGAGACTTCCAGGCCACCAAAAAGATCACGGTACTAAGGTAA
- a CDS encoding immune inhibitor A produces the protein MSKWLVVLALVVLAANAFAIPANPRPRTLTQPDGSKFQAVLKGDEHFHFAEDAEGYSIVQNEKGFWTYAKQENGLLVATNLVVGKSACDYAKHLRPSADAVQALPQNANKLINWSVEKRHKMSTDFLYGPGLTKANPSKAASGRQYLNVVLGDFSDSTFAWYAATEKAGQNPYNPFHYDYTAANNHNLYTVNWFNFVCFGDSIAPYVPDSSKVGSLSNFYKDFTMGKCWWFGAVSPVIATGVTRLASVSADAPSSTYYNAALSGADASIDFGSNPNGTADNLILVHPGPGQEESSDTKDIWSMSMTGSFGTRDGVSITELIACPQNGELGVNAHELFHQIGGPDLYDYGYSGTPWGEWSLMDNGSYNGNLGGDKPAFPGGHLQYDVDGHIETGIDGWLTAGAAGNTDSISSAYRGDGQYTIAALDSAGEARRGNVTSGIRFWRIRNNAFRDSAQVFFVELRNRTPPYEEGLPENGIIITHIDTRMGGGSRFNDGPPCVKYYYSWVEQPGINPNIAYAAADSMFPRGCANAAYSAQDISAGGYAENAIDSLTIPNCLANGGLVGGTATRNGPWIYDVSNEGPTMTFKVARTGLVAATPLVGYQSSLVLDPPMLYTANNGNAMFDPWEYDTVKFTLRNTGAAISAGAACSLYVVDGTQWATITNSGWKALGAGAIATNASVQSLGYGVEIKKDAPKFYDVTFAVKIRSTTPSYTTTSYFTQRISGLVVVKTYDFQNLRVGGTTYAYRICPSSVAVLADTVFISNANLDNATFQTRLYAIPKKTLNNPLLPADTIRSINNKGSVHLATMYGGGIDIDNSKNLWISLQDSVIQINRSTTKISAFLAPNCSWGGTPMKRIRGIAFGPSVIDTIGPDPMSGDSLYAYWQNYETFSESIFVYSKPASGTAVKRAGYSWDETAYGATYGGQWWNGRALENDGSSIWSSSVFMNYLMRRNPITGQLVDIMPGPSNYGSYGTYGMAIEATNAAGVPYAPVGSAAYVPYAVGNVHYLYCSAMDEAKVYKVDITGLVASTPPDSVVIFTLSATSNKIKWWKANVDKQKVFRYNVYRQVLGTTTPPEASDLIATVTHRYGAGVADSVIDNSAKGGKAAWVYTVTSANYYSGGSWGASVNADAKAVELTSFAAATSNNSVTLNWATASELNNYQWIIKRSADGVNYKDVATLDGAGTNPYGKSYSHTDVVEAEGIYYYQLYNVNSDGHQTLSGSLVETVGKIPLSYELSQNYPNPVGRGATKVSFALKNPGKVSLVVYNVLGEQVKTLANDTRKAGFYTVNWNGTDDKGRQVSNGIYFYKLISGEFQSTKKLTVLK, from the coding sequence ATGTCCAAATGGTTAGTGGTTCTGGCTTTAGTGGTTTTGGCAGCCAATGCCTTTGCCATTCCTGCCAACCCCCGGCCTCGTACGCTCACCCAGCCCGACGGCAGCAAATTCCAGGCCGTGTTAAAGGGCGACGAACATTTTCATTTTGCCGAGGATGCCGAAGGCTATTCCATCGTGCAGAACGAAAAAGGCTTTTGGACCTATGCCAAGCAGGAGAACGGCTTGCTGGTTGCCACCAATCTGGTAGTGGGCAAAAGCGCCTGTGATTATGCCAAGCACCTGCGGCCCAGCGCCGATGCGGTGCAGGCCCTGCCCCAGAACGCCAACAAGCTCATCAACTGGTCGGTGGAGAAGAGGCATAAAATGTCCACCGACTTCCTGTACGGCCCCGGCCTGACCAAGGCTAATCCCTCCAAGGCCGCCAGCGGCCGGCAGTATCTGAACGTGGTGCTGGGAGACTTCTCGGACAGCACCTTTGCCTGGTACGCCGCCACCGAAAAGGCCGGCCAGAACCCTTACAATCCGTTTCACTATGATTATACCGCCGCCAACAACCATAACTTGTATACCGTAAACTGGTTCAACTTTGTATGCTTCGGCGATTCTATTGCTCCCTACGTGCCGGACTCCTCGAAAGTAGGCTCCCTGAGCAACTTCTACAAAGATTTTACCATGGGCAAATGCTGGTGGTTTGGAGCGGTCTCCCCGGTGATAGCCACCGGAGTCACAAGGCTGGCCAGCGTCAGTGCTGACGCACCGTCCTCCACCTATTATAATGCTGCCTTAAGCGGCGCCGACGCCTCTATCGATTTCGGCTCCAACCCCAACGGCACGGCCGACAACCTGATCCTGGTACATCCCGGCCCGGGGCAGGAAGAATCCTCGGACACCAAGGATATCTGGTCCATGTCCATGACCGGCAGCTTCGGCACCCGCGACGGTGTCTCCATCACCGAGCTGATCGCCTGCCCCCAGAACGGGGAGTTGGGCGTGAACGCCCACGAGTTGTTCCACCAGATCGGCGGCCCCGATCTTTATGACTACGGTTACTCCGGAACCCCTTGGGGCGAATGGTCCTTAATGGACAACGGCTCCTACAACGGCAATCTGGGCGGCGACAAGCCGGCCTTCCCCGGCGGCCACCTGCAGTATGACGTGGACGGCCATATCGAGACCGGGATCGACGGATGGCTGACCGCCGGAGCGGCTGGCAACACCGATTCCATCTCCAGCGCCTACCGCGGCGACGGCCAGTATACCATTGCTGCACTTGACTCGGCCGGCGAAGCCCGCCGGGGCAATGTCACCAGCGGCATCCGGTTCTGGCGCATTCGCAACAATGCCTTCCGCGATTCCGCCCAGGTGTTCTTTGTTGAACTGCGCAACCGCACCCCACCCTACGAAGAGGGCCTGCCCGAGAACGGAATCATCATTACCCACATCGATACCCGCATGGGCGGAGGCTCGCGCTTTAATGACGGCCCGCCCTGCGTCAAATATTATTATTCCTGGGTGGAACAGCCCGGCATCAACCCCAATATTGCCTATGCCGCCGCCGACAGCATGTTCCCGCGCGGATGCGCCAATGCCGCCTACTCGGCCCAGGATATCAGCGCCGGCGGATATGCCGAGAATGCCATTGACTCGTTGACCATTCCCAACTGTCTGGCCAACGGCGGCCTGGTTGGCGGAACCGCCACCAGAAACGGCCCCTGGATCTACGACGTCTCCAATGAAGGCCCCACCATGACATTTAAGGTGGCCCGCACCGGTCTGGTTGCCGCCACCCCATTGGTAGGCTATCAGTCATCGTTGGTGCTGGATCCGCCAATGTTGTATACCGCCAACAACGGCAATGCCATGTTCGACCCCTGGGAATACGATACCGTTAAGTTTACTCTGCGCAACACCGGCGCGGCCATCTCCGCCGGAGCGGCCTGCTCATTGTATGTGGTGGACGGCACCCAGTGGGCCACCATCACCAATTCCGGCTGGAAAGCTTTGGGCGCCGGCGCCATCGCCACCAATGCCAGCGTTCAGAGCCTGGGCTATGGGGTTGAGATCAAAAAGGACGCCCCCAAGTTTTATGACGTAACTTTTGCGGTCAAGATCAGGAGCACCACGCCGTCTTATACCACTACCAGCTATTTCACCCAGAGGATCAGCGGCTTGGTGGTGGTCAAGACCTACGACTTCCAGAATCTCCGGGTGGGCGGAACCACCTATGCCTACAGGATCTGCCCCAGCTCGGTGGCTGTATTGGCTGACACCGTGTTTATCAGCAATGCCAACCTGGACAACGCCACCTTCCAGACCCGGCTTTATGCAATACCCAAGAAAACCCTCAACAATCCCTTGCTGCCGGCCGATACCATCCGTTCCATCAACAACAAGGGTTCTGTCCATTTAGCCACAATGTACGGCGGCGGAATTGACATTGACAATTCCAAGAACCTGTGGATATCCCTGCAGGACTCCGTCATCCAGATCAATCGTTCCACCACCAAAATATCGGCTTTCTTAGCCCCCAACTGTTCCTGGGGCGGAACCCCGATGAAGCGCATCCGGGGCATAGCCTTTGGACCGTCGGTGATAGACACCATCGGACCCGATCCAATGTCCGGCGACTCGCTGTATGCCTACTGGCAAAACTATGAAACATTCTCCGAATCAATATTTGTTTACAGCAAGCCGGCCTCGGGAACCGCGGTCAAGCGGGCCGGATACAGCTGGGACGAGACCGCCTATGGCGCCACCTACGGCGGCCAGTGGTGGAACGGCCGGGCCCTGGAAAACGACGGTTCCAGCATCTGGTCCTCCTCGGTGTTCATGAACTATTTAATGCGCCGGAATCCCATCACCGGCCAGCTGGTTGACATCATGCCCGGACCGTCCAACTACGGCAGCTACGGTACCTACGGAATGGCCATTGAAGCCACCAATGCCGCAGGCGTGCCTTATGCCCCGGTGGGCTCGGCGGCCTACGTTCCCTATGCGGTGGGCAACGTGCACTATCTGTACTGCTCCGCCATGGACGAGGCCAAGGTTTACAAGGTAGACATCACCGGCCTGGTTGCCTCCACTCCGCCCGACAGCGTAGTGATATTCACTTTGTCTGCCACCAGCAACAAGATCAAATGGTGGAAGGCCAACGTTGACAAGCAGAAGGTCTTCCGTTACAACGTGTACAGACAGGTACTGGGAACCACCACTCCTCCGGAAGCCAGCGACCTGATTGCCACGGTAACCCATCGCTATGGAGCCGGCGTGGCAGACAGCGTAATCGACAACAGCGCCAAGGGCGGCAAGGCTGCTTGGGTCTATACCGTAACCTCGGCCAACTATTATTCCGGCGGATCATGGGGCGCCTCGGTCAATGCCGACGCCAAGGCGGTTGAGCTGACCAGCTTTGCGGCTGCAACCTCCAACAACAGCGTTACCCTTAACTGGGCCACCGCCTCCGAGCTGAACAACTACCAGTGGATCATCAAGCGCTCGGCCGACGGCGTGAATTACAAGGATGTGGCCACTTTGGACGGGGCCGGAACCAACCCCTACGGCAAGTCTTACAGCCATACCGACGTGGTGGAAGCCGAAGGGATCTATTACTACCAGCTGTATAACGTCAACAGCGACGGCCACCAAACCCTCTCCGGTTCGCTGGTCGAGACCGTGGGCAAGATCCCGCTGTCCTATGAGCTTTCCCAGAACTATCCCAACCCGGTCGGCCGCGGCGCAACCAAGGTCTCCTTTGCCTTAAAGAATCCGGGCAAGGTCAGCCTGGTGGTTTACAATGTGCTGGGCGAGCAGGTTAAGACCCTGGCCAACGACACCCGCAAAGCCGGGTTCTACACCGTCAACTGGAATGGCACCGACGACAAAGGCCGCCAGGTCTCCAACGGGATCTACTTCTACAAGCTGATCTCGGGAGAGTTCCAGTCCACCAAGAAGCTGACGGTGCTGAAGTAA